From the Acidobacteriota bacterium genome, one window contains:
- a CDS encoding PAS domain S-box protein — protein MALNTQKKNDLQLPRLAGILVTGIGFLTLLSWKLGIEAPLSVIEGFPKMSPTTALAFVCAGLVLILRPTRPTQVSRRIGSQVLASIVLGIGLISLSGHLGGLGMEGEQLPRMWDHPSLRSLIGLPAPATALCFSFLGISLLMVATNYQRWILGQQIFAFLTAIILLTVFLSYIYSASPIHQTSPIGGTALPTLCVMAVLSLGILGVNAQSSLMVLITNRHPGGVIARWSTLLFTTILLVLGEFRLHGQLSGLFSLEIGLSMMIALTIVLVAGLMMWASNLQLKHQVQMQQVNEKLRSREQHFRTLTTLAPVGIFLNNAEGECIFVNEAWSEITGLPAEEGYGQKWLQTIHPDDLEHIQLQWQRCTILGEEVSFEVRVLRLDSTTAWVSGRIRPVKNRPGEVIGYVGTVMDITESRQLEEMLHEREATLRALGDNLPNGAIFQVKHDRDGKPHFNYFSAGIERIIGIPREAIFADPSVLMQQLSEADQVRFNQAVERAQQTQSLVDEQVLKQTPHRGPVWTHIRTSPRKLADGSIVWDGIEFDITESKQMEAELRRSKELFQAIFEESADALFLVDAETTLITDCNQRVVEMFEGESKADFIGTYGEHLQKYRFTPDELVSLREQARSGNFVSLEREYVTKKGNEFWGNLAFKLIDVGGTRLQLVRVTDITIRKQAETALRNSEQRFRTMFDTAFQMSGLLTPEGLVLQANQAALDFAALTIDDVINQPVWETSWFSHSIQVQEDLKQAIQQARQGEFIRYEVEVMAAGGHIRTLDFSIKPVFDDQGKVSWLLPEGRDITDWLQAQTDLIKAREQAEQASKAKSEFLATMSHEIRTPMNGVIGMCNLLLETELTPLQKEYSETIYRSGEALLLIINDILDFSKIEAGKLEVEHVPFELQPVLEGVMDLLAESAQRKQVEFTCVVSPNVPQTLSGDPARLRQVLTNLLSNGIKFTDQGEVTLRVSLVSQGIGQVRLRFEIKDTGIGISPKRQPLLFQPFSQVDSSNTRRFGGTGLGLVISKKLIEAMQGEVQFESQMNQGTRFWFEIEFPIQAQIPPMWDLPQSVSTRRILVVEDHPPCLELIIQMLATWHLPFDQATTAESVLDKIQGAELTTPPFDTIILDITQPGLDLSILIETLPHHLISEKNLILLVPWGQSQFVQLPNQFKTVRYLQKPIRLQQLFESLFPEDQPAGAGAGASCSVESADSTSQFAGCRVLMVEDNVINQRVTLYQLKRLGVEVHIANNGREALVALQKSRYDLALMDCQMPEMDGYEATRQYRQCEATGTHLPIIALSANAYSENKHRCLEVGMDDFISKPVKLSDLERVIKQWIVKAQPALPLPAMPVSQPPILDPAALTRLRAMVGETNHELFLEMIDLFLTENALSLSKLAQAVQEQDATGVLKLAHRLRGSSLQFGAGRMVQLCQEIEQRGRDKKLEGVETLLTQLQHEFEQTQVAFQVEKGQPPEDPHRRR, from the coding sequence ATGGCACTCAATACCCAAAAGAAGAATGACCTGCAACTTCCCAGGCTGGCAGGCATCCTGGTGACGGGTATCGGTTTCTTGACGCTTTTGAGTTGGAAACTTGGCATTGAGGCCCCGCTCTCGGTCATTGAAGGCTTTCCAAAAATGTCGCCAACCACCGCACTGGCATTTGTTTGTGCTGGATTGGTGCTGATTCTCCGTCCAACCAGGCCGACTCAGGTCAGTCGCCGGATTGGATCACAAGTCCTGGCCAGCATTGTTCTAGGAATTGGGCTGATCAGCCTCAGTGGTCATCTGGGCGGACTTGGAATGGAGGGCGAACAGTTGCCGCGGATGTGGGATCACCCATCCCTGCGTTCGCTTATTGGGTTACCCGCGCCGGCAACAGCCTTGTGTTTTTCATTCCTTGGAATCAGTTTGTTGATGGTGGCGACAAATTATCAGCGATGGATCCTCGGTCAGCAGATATTTGCCTTCCTGACAGCAATTATCCTATTAACTGTTTTTTTATCATATATTTATAGTGCTTCACCAATTCACCAAACATCACCTATCGGTGGGACTGCTCTTCCAACGCTCTGTGTGATGGCAGTTTTGAGCCTGGGGATTTTGGGGGTCAATGCCCAAAGTAGCCTTATGGTGTTGATCACCAATCGTCACCCTGGCGGGGTTATTGCCCGATGGTCAACTCTCTTATTTACAACGATTTTGCTGGTGTTGGGTGAATTTCGGCTGCATGGGCAATTATCTGGATTGTTTTCTCTTGAAATTGGTCTTTCGATGATGATAGCCCTCACCATTGTCCTGGTGGCCGGCCTGATGATGTGGGCGTCAAATTTGCAATTGAAACACCAGGTTCAAATGCAGCAAGTCAACGAAAAGCTCCGCTCACGCGAACAACATTTCCGGACCCTGACCACGCTCGCACCGGTTGGAATTTTTCTCAATAACGCTGAAGGTGAGTGCATTTTTGTGAACGAAGCCTGGTCTGAAATCACCGGGTTGCCGGCTGAAGAAGGGTATGGCCAAAAATGGCTTCAAACTATTCATCCTGATGATCTGGAGCACATCCAACTTCAGTGGCAGCGATGCACAATCCTGGGTGAAGAAGTTTCGTTTGAGGTTCGGGTTCTGCGTCTGGATAGCACCACTGCCTGGGTCTCAGGTCGAATACGCCCGGTCAAAAACCGACCCGGAGAGGTTATCGGCTATGTGGGAACCGTGATGGACATCACAGAATCACGTCAGCTTGAGGAAATGCTCCACGAACGAGAAGCAACCCTGCGGGCATTAGGGGATAACCTGCCGAACGGTGCCATTTTCCAGGTTAAACATGACCGGGATGGCAAACCACATTTCAATTATTTTAGTGCGGGTATCGAACGCATTATCGGGATCCCTCGGGAAGCCATTTTTGCTGACCCTTCAGTGCTGATGCAGCAACTGAGCGAAGCCGATCAGGTGAGGTTCAACCAGGCCGTTGAGCGAGCCCAGCAAACGCAAAGCCTGGTTGATGAACAGGTACTCAAGCAAACTCCCCATCGAGGACCGGTGTGGACGCATATTCGAACCTCTCCCCGAAAACTCGCCGATGGAAGCATCGTCTGGGACGGCATCGAATTTGATATTACCGAAAGCAAACAGATGGAGGCCGAACTCCGCCGAAGCAAGGAGCTGTTCCAGGCAATCTTTGAAGAATCCGCCGACGCCCTGTTTCTGGTTGATGCCGAGACAACTCTGATTACCGATTGCAACCAGCGGGTCGTGGAAATGTTTGAAGGCGAATCCAAAGCTGATTTCATCGGCACCTATGGCGAACACCTCCAAAAATACCGTTTTACCCCCGACGAACTGGTATCACTCAGGGAACAGGCCCGCTCGGGAAATTTTGTTAGCCTTGAACGCGAATATGTCACCAAAAAAGGAAATGAATTTTGGGGAAATCTGGCCTTTAAACTGATTGATGTTGGTGGAACCCGATTGCAACTGGTCCGGGTCACCGATATTACGATCCGAAAACAGGCTGAGACAGCCTTGCGCAACAGCGAGCAACGGTTTCGGACGATGTTTGATACTGCCTTTCAAATGTCCGGGTTGCTGACACCCGAAGGTCTTGTCCTGCAGGCCAATCAAGCCGCCCTGGATTTTGCGGCACTCACGATTGACGACGTCATCAACCAACCCGTGTGGGAAACTTCCTGGTTTTCCCATTCGATTCAGGTTCAGGAAGACCTCAAACAGGCGATCCAGCAAGCTCGTCAAGGAGAGTTTATTCGCTATGAGGTTGAGGTGATGGCCGCCGGCGGACACATCCGCACCCTTGATTTCTCAATCAAACCCGTCTTTGATGATCAGGGAAAAGTGTCCTGGCTCTTGCCTGAAGGACGTGACATCACCGACTGGCTTCAAGCTCAGACGGACCTGATCAAAGCCCGGGAACAAGCCGAACAGGCGTCGAAAGCCAAATCAGAATTTCTCGCAACCATGAGCCACGAAATCCGCACCCCGATGAATGGCGTGATTGGAATGTGCAACCTGTTGCTTGAAACCGAGTTAACCCCACTCCAAAAGGAATATTCCGAAACCATTTATCGGTCAGGCGAAGCACTGCTCCTGATCATCAACGACATTCTGGATTTCTCAAAAATTGAGGCTGGAAAACTTGAGGTCGAACATGTTCCATTTGAATTGCAGCCAGTCCTGGAGGGCGTTATGGACTTGCTCGCCGAATCCGCCCAGCGGAAACAGGTGGAATTTACCTGTGTCGTCTCACCCAACGTTCCACAAACACTATCTGGAGATCCAGCCCGGCTTCGTCAGGTTCTCACCAACCTGCTCAGTAATGGCATTAAATTTACGGATCAAGGCGAGGTGACGCTTCGGGTATCACTCGTCAGTCAGGGTATCGGGCAAGTTCGCCTCCGATTTGAAATCAAGGACACTGGAATCGGTATTTCACCAAAGCGGCAGCCGCTGTTGTTTCAGCCATTTAGTCAGGTAGATTCCAGCAACACCCGACGCTTTGGAGGCACTGGCCTTGGACTGGTCATTTCCAAAAAACTGATTGAAGCCATGCAGGGGGAAGTTCAGTTTGAAAGTCAGATGAACCAGGGAACCAGGTTCTGGTTTGAAATTGAGTTCCCAATTCAAGCCCAGATACCACCGATGTGGGATCTCCCCCAATCGGTTTCCACCCGACGAATACTGGTGGTGGAAGATCACCCGCCCTGTCTTGAACTGATTATCCAAATGCTGGCAACCTGGCACCTCCCCTTTGACCAGGCGACCACGGCGGAATCGGTACTGGACAAAATCCAGGGAGCAGAGTTGACCACCCCCCCGTTTGATACCATCATTCTTGATATCACTCAGCCTGGACTGGATCTTTCCATCCTGATCGAAACCTTGCCGCACCATCTGATCTCAGAGAAAAACCTGATTTTGCTTGTTCCCTGGGGTCAAAGCCAGTTTGTCCAGCTTCCCAATCAATTCAAAACAGTCCGGTATCTTCAAAAACCGATTCGCCTGCAACAGCTTTTTGAGAGCCTGTTTCCGGAAGATCAACCGGCGGGTGCTGGTGCTGGCGCCTCTTGCTCAGTTGAATCGGCTGATTCAACTTCACAATTTGCCGGGTGCCGGGTGCTGATGGTTGAAGACAATGTTATCAACCAGCGGGTCACGCTGTACCAGCTCAAGAGGCTTGGGGTTGAAGTTCATATCGCCAACAACGGACGAGAGGCCCTGGTCGCCTTGCAAAAATCCAGGTACGATCTGGCTCTCATGGACTGCCAGATGCCGGAAATGGATGGATATGAAGCAACCCGTCAGTATCGTCAATGCGAAGCAACCGGAACGCATTTGCCGATCATTGCCCTGTCAGCCAATGCCTACTCTGAAAACAAACACCGGTGCCTTGAGGTTGGAATGGATGATTTTATTTCTAAACCGGTCAAACTTTCAGACTTAGAGCGTGTTATAAAACAATGGATTGTCAAAGCCCAACCCGCCCTGCCTCTGCCTGCTATGCCTGTCAGTCAACCGCCGATTCTTGATCCAGCCGCACTGACCAGACTCCGAGCCATGGTCGGAGAAACAAATCACGAGTTATTTCTTGAAATGATTGATTTGTTTTTGACTGAAAATGCGCTTTCGCTCTCTAAACTGGCACAGGCCGTCCAGGAACAGGACGCGACTGGGGTGCTCAAGCTCGCTCACCGACTCCGGGGTTCCAGCCTGCAATTTGGGGCTGGGCGTATGGTTCAACTCTGTCAGGAAATTGAACAAAGAGGTCGTGACAAAAAGCTTGAAGGTGTTGAAACATTACTGACTCAACTCCAACATGAATTTGAGCAAACTCAGGTAGCCTTCCAGGTTGAGAAGGGACAACCACCTGAAGATCCTCATCGCCGAAGATGA
- a CDS encoding ATP-dependent Clp protease ATP-binding subunit has translation MTNPVSVDEPSTPKRIPLNPDLKSPRAQEFEDKLLARIVGQERAVRRLVNLYQIYLAGLSNPGRPIGTMLFLGPTGSGKTRVVEAAAEVLFADSNAVIKIDCAEFQHSHEVAKLIGSPPGYLGHRETAPMLTQENLDRYHSERDQLTFVLFDEIEKASDALWQLLLGILDKATLTLGDNRRVDFSRTMIILTSNLGAREMSELITGSIGFAPPRMGRDQEANDEIDQKIYRTALEAAKRKFSPEFMNRIDKVVVFRSLKEHHLQMILDLELKAVQDRIMKSASEKFVFKCSDGAKRFLLDEGIDFKYGARHLKRAIERFLVYPISNLVATEQVHTGDLVLIDLADDRSKLTFIKEEGGALILAPGTEYAKIFGLEDTDSGERFIPARVASASIHPRDSNS, from the coding sequence ATGACAAATCCAGTTTCTGTTGACGAACCTTCTACACCGAAGCGGATACCACTCAATCCGGACCTTAAAAGTCCGCGGGCTCAAGAATTTGAAGACAAGCTGCTGGCCCGGATCGTGGGTCAGGAACGAGCTGTCCGACGACTTGTCAACCTGTATCAGATTTATCTGGCAGGGCTTTCGAATCCTGGGCGTCCCATCGGGACAATGCTATTCCTTGGGCCCACTGGCTCGGGAAAAACCCGCGTGGTCGAAGCCGCCGCTGAAGTTTTATTCGCTGATTCCAACGCCGTTATCAAAATTGACTGTGCCGAATTTCAGCACAGCCACGAAGTCGCCAAATTGATTGGTTCTCCACCAGGATATCTGGGTCATCGTGAAACAGCCCCGATGTTGACCCAGGAGAACCTGGACCGCTATCACAGCGAACGGGATCAATTGACCTTTGTCTTATTTGATGAAATTGAAAAAGCTTCAGACGCGCTCTGGCAGTTGTTGCTGGGGATTTTGGACAAGGCGACGCTGACGCTGGGCGATAATCGCCGGGTTGACTTCTCGCGCACGATGATTATTTTGACCAGTAACCTGGGTGCCCGCGAGATGTCGGAATTGATCACCGGCAGCATTGGATTTGCCCCACCCCGAATGGGACGCGATCAGGAAGCCAATGACGAAATTGATCAAAAGATTTATCGCACTGCCCTGGAAGCCGCAAAACGAAAGTTCTCTCCGGAATTTATGAACCGGATTGATAAGGTAGTAGTCTTCCGCTCACTCAAAGAACATCATTTGCAGATGATTCTGGACCTCGAATTGAAAGCGGTTCAGGATCGCATTATGAAGAGTGCGTCAGAGAAATTTGTCTTTAAGTGTTCAGATGGCGCCAAACGCTTTTTGCTCGATGAAGGCATTGATTTCAAATATGGCGCCCGCCACCTCAAACGCGCCATCGAACGATTTTTGGTGTACCCGATTTCCAATCTGGTCGCGACCGAACAGGTTCACACCGGCGACCTGGTTTTGATTGATCTGGCTGATGATCGAAGCAAATTGACCTTTATCAAAGAAGAAGGCGGCGCACTCATCCTGGCACCGGGTACCGAATACGCCAAAATTTTCGGTCTGGAAGACACTGATTCAGGTGAACGCTTTATCCCGGCCCGGGTGGCATCGGCTTCAATTCACCCACGCGATTCAAACTCATAA
- a CDS encoding response regulator, which yields MVLQKALEGAGHEVITADDGLEAFEKYCVSRARVVVSDWEMPEMSGLELCQIIRERPSVEYTYFLSTLPKISRHFNHGKHGKHGKKSSTYQIQYLRKLMTRYLGDRQKTPEFIPGMNAVRLNRDWS from the coding sequence TTGGTTCTGCAAAAAGCACTGGAAGGAGCTGGACACGAAGTCATTACCGCAGATGATGGGCTTGAAGCGTTTGAAAAGTACTGTGTCAGCCGTGCCCGTGTGGTCGTGAGCGACTGGGAAATGCCCGAAATGAGTGGTCTCGAATTATGTCAGATTATTCGTGAACGGCCATCCGTCGAATACACCTATTTTTTAAGTACCTTACCGAAAATTTCCAGACATTTTAACCACGGAAAACACGGAAAACACGGAAAAAAATCAAGCACTTACCAAATCCAATATCTCAGGAAACTTATGACAAGGTACTTAGGTGACCGGCAGAAAACCCCGGAATTTATTCCGGGGATGAATGCCGTCCGACTCAATAGGGATTGGTCATGA
- a CDS encoding zf-HC2 domain-containing protein gives MNQMQCEQVNDLLSAYVDNEVDTVTAMKIAQHLERCQACRHEFQLTKQVSDVLKTAVKGAPDLEPALEVRAFQLNNRVHGLLTAQLGKPKPPISGEIPRLEAEAVPPPDELPAIVVALKPKWTVGRVARTILAIAASLVVMVGLGYGSFLYWLEHSGSFSVAIARDYRVCNGNPALVAWYRDGHPAPDPAPIDAVGRKLKQMGYAPDGLALCKIGGVPFVHTFYMRDNQPLSVYFGPKQAVAFLKSEQGDAKPGQVYEAQKDTIAMSAFVSANEEHVWVVAGELPRTQINDITHNLMSETLAKKE, from the coding sequence ATGAATCAGATGCAGTGTGAACAGGTAAATGATCTTTTGTCAGCTTATGTTGACAATGAAGTTGATACCGTGACGGCCATGAAAATTGCGCAGCACCTTGAACGGTGTCAGGCATGTCGCCACGAGTTCCAACTGACCAAACAGGTCTCGGATGTGCTCAAAACGGCGGTCAAAGGGGCCCCAGACCTGGAGCCGGCACTCGAAGTGCGTGCGTTTCAACTCAACAATCGAGTACACGGCCTGTTGACAGCCCAACTCGGAAAACCAAAACCGCCCATTTCAGGCGAAATTCCTCGACTTGAAGCGGAAGCCGTGCCACCGCCAGACGAACTGCCGGCCATTGTTGTGGCACTCAAACCCAAATGGACGGTGGGCCGGGTCGCGAGAACCATCCTGGCGATTGCTGCCTCACTGGTGGTGATGGTCGGACTCGGCTACGGAAGTTTTCTCTACTGGCTTGAGCACAGCGGGTCATTTTCGGTGGCCATTGCCCGTGACTATCGGGTCTGCAACGGCAATCCAGCATTGGTCGCCTGGTACCGGGACGGACATCCAGCGCCGGATCCGGCGCCGATTGATGCGGTTGGAAGAAAACTCAAACAGATGGGCTATGCTCCCGATGGACTGGCATTGTGCAAAATCGGGGGCGTGCCGTTTGTCCACACGTTTTACATGCGCGACAATCAGCCATTGTCAGTTTACTTTGGTCCCAAACAGGCAGTGGCGTTTCTCAAATCTGAACAGGGAGATGCCAAACCCGGCCAGGTGTACGAAGCTCAAAAAGACACAATCGCCATGTCAGCCTTCGTTTCCGCAAATGAAGAGCACGTCTGGGTGGTTGCCGGCGAGCTTCCACGAACTCAGATCAATGACATCACCCACAACCTGATGTCGGAAACACTCGCCAAGAAGGAATGA
- a CDS encoding FAD-dependent oxidoreductase, with product MHDLLIIGGGPGGISAALWAKRLGCTPLLLEANAQLGGQLLRTYNRLIDCPGFWGLTGIEIAERLEEHVRSLDVPWRVNTPVTRINASTHSVWTAEEQFQARALILALGVVKRRLGIPGEREFAGRGVSTSATRDAALYTGQPVAIVGGGDGAFEEALMLANEGCQVTLIHRSDQFRARAMYLKPVLTDPRITMKPFTRLTRILGDDRVTGLELEVARPDEPVMIEYLPVNGVFLTLGTEPATRLVVGQLDLDSEGFIVTDRWGATSVPGVWAVGDTCHPLLPSLSTAFGQGATAAKAAYNWLQTS from the coding sequence ATGCACGATTTGCTCATCATTGGCGGTGGGCCAGGCGGTATCAGCGCCGCGCTCTGGGCCAAACGACTTGGCTGCACCCCACTGTTACTCGAAGCCAACGCCCAACTTGGCGGCCAGCTCCTGAGAACCTATAACCGGCTGATTGATTGTCCAGGATTTTGGGGACTGACCGGAATTGAAATTGCGGAGCGATTGGAAGAGCACGTCCGAAGCCTGGATGTTCCCTGGCGTGTCAACACTCCCGTTACCCGAATCAATGCCTCAACCCACTCTGTTTGGACTGCCGAAGAACAATTTCAGGCACGAGCCCTGATTTTGGCACTTGGCGTGGTCAAACGTCGGCTCGGGATTCCCGGAGAGCGTGAATTTGCTGGTCGTGGGGTGAGTACTTCCGCCACACGGGATGCTGCTCTGTATACGGGCCAACCCGTTGCCATCGTTGGTGGAGGGGATGGCGCCTTTGAAGAAGCCCTGATGCTGGCCAATGAAGGCTGTCAGGTGACATTGATTCATCGCTCAGACCAGTTCCGCGCTCGCGCAATGTACTTGAAACCGGTCTTGACTGACCCTCGCATCACGATGAAACCCTTTACTCGTTTGACCCGCATCCTCGGAGATGATCGGGTGACAGGTTTGGAACTGGAAGTAGCCCGACCCGATGAGCCAGTGATGATCGAATATCTGCCGGTTAACGGCGTCTTTCTCACGCTCGGAACCGAGCCGGCCACCCGCCTGGTAGTTGGGCAACTTGATCTTGATTCAGAAGGATTTATCGTCACTGACCGCTGGGGTGCCACCTCCGTTCCTGGAGTATGGGCGGTCGGAGATACCTGCCATCCATTGCTCCCAAGCCTGTCAACGGCTTTTGGCCAGGGTGCCACCGCCGCCAAAGCGGCATATAATTGGCTTCAAACCTCTTGA
- a CDS encoding sigma-70 family RNA polymerase sigma factor, with protein sequence MSSEHSASQALTDQTQLANFESHVFPHTAVLLRSAIRMWGNPTEAEDIVQDTLLRAWKYWDRFEPGTNCRAWLFRIMINVINRRREGLEAGSAHVAAHEPEITNVLRFEPRIELDEHGTLHALEKLPADYRDVLMLVLVEELSYKEAALMLNIPMGTVMSRLHRARQMMKKLLRPGSSTSNEAATSH encoded by the coding sequence ATGAGTAGCGAACATTCTGCTTCCCAGGCGCTCACTGATCAGACACAGCTTGCCAACTTTGAAAGCCACGTTTTTCCACACACCGCCGTGCTGCTTCGGAGTGCAATCCGCATGTGGGGCAATCCCACCGAGGCGGAGGATATTGTGCAAGACACGCTGCTTCGCGCCTGGAAATATTGGGATCGGTTCGAACCAGGCACCAACTGTCGGGCCTGGCTCTTTCGAATCATGATCAATGTCATCAACCGTCGCCGTGAAGGACTCGAAGCCGGGTCCGCCCACGTCGCCGCCCATGAACCGGAAATCACCAACGTCTTGCGGTTTGAACCGCGCATTGAGCTTGACGAACACGGTACGCTCCATGCCCTGGAAAAACTGCCGGCAGATTATCGGGATGTGTTGATGCTGGTCCTGGTCGAAGAGCTTTCTTACAAGGAAGCCGCCTTGATGCTCAATATCCCAATGGGGACGGTCATGTCACGCCTGCACCGTGCCCGCCAAATGATGAAAAAACTCCTTCGCCCAGGAAGTAGTACCAGCAATGAAGCAGCCACTTCTCATTGA
- a CDS encoding tetratricopeptide repeat protein — MQDTFRRIFCYCLWLISSLIIAGTVTAQSPPRRFDPNGRPPKIRNQSRLLNNQADQQLKTNAFKAIELAQAALEQAQATSNIIEEVRALITLSTLYLDGRFPDKALVPIEKALTLALKTNHKRLQLRAYQQAARVNRFHGNLDRAIDCFQKAIQLSEEMGEPGATAFSLNGLGILYKNSGQPQKAIDCHRQSLRIREELNDQIGISTTLHNLGTTYSMTGDFAQSLEYHLKALKLNEASGDQPRIAASLQAIGIVYGELDEGKKALDYLGRALTIFEQLNDVGGLADTQNNLGLIYFGTSEYEKALNSLNQAIRIYQEMGRKPKIARGLNNMGLIYLRLNQKEKALSYFQQALETAQTINDMQLMAAVMENMAVIFGQTHQEPKAEAYFQQALSLAESTGERPRVRNILRDLSEFYETRKNYDKALEYVRKMIGVQETIASEESSKRIEVLQARFESEKKEKEIELLHRSQEIQELEIARQSDHIEDLQREQELKEISIASKEREVAVLERDRQIQALNLANTQHLAKQQAQENHFLRKEAELNSTIRTSLAGAFGSAVLLIVALSNLYFVKKRSEHKLQLKNAEITNQKTVVEEQAAALEQANQELDAQRQALLDANLKLRELDQLKANFTAMLVHDLKSPLSVVKASLEIFETDKEVQNTSMLPLVNASHRSVEKVLSLISEVLEVFRSESQDMKLHCEPLETRAFLQECLEEVRVAGQVNQIQVETDIAAQLPPVKADASKLGRVLSNLLSNAVKFTPRQGTVRLAAKSVVGSGVEEGMLFVEVAVSDTGEGIPAEEIPYLFDPYRQVSSRKAQLGVGLGLAIVKRIVAAHGGNIAVQSQPGVGSCFTIRLPAFGAK, encoded by the coding sequence ATGCAAGACACATTCAGACGCATCTTCTGCTATTGTTTGTGGTTGATTAGTAGTTTGATTATCGCGGGAACCGTAACGGCCCAATCTCCCCCCAGGCGGTTTGACCCAAATGGTCGTCCCCCAAAAATCAGGAATCAATCACGCCTTCTGAACAATCAAGCTGATCAACAGCTCAAAACCAATGCGTTCAAAGCCATCGAATTGGCTCAGGCAGCGCTTGAACAAGCCCAGGCAACCAGCAATATCATTGAAGAAGTCAGGGCCTTGATTACCTTGAGCACACTCTATCTGGATGGACGGTTTCCTGATAAAGCACTGGTGCCGATTGAAAAAGCACTGACGCTGGCGCTCAAGACAAACCACAAGCGCCTCCAGTTGCGAGCATACCAGCAAGCTGCCCGGGTCAATCGCTTTCATGGCAATCTTGATCGGGCAATTGACTGTTTTCAAAAGGCAATTCAGTTGAGCGAAGAGATGGGTGAGCCGGGGGCGACGGCATTTTCACTCAATGGTCTTGGAATACTCTACAAAAACAGCGGCCAACCCCAAAAAGCGATTGACTGTCACCGACAATCCCTCCGGATTCGGGAGGAACTCAATGATCAAATTGGAATTAGCACCACCCTGCATAATCTTGGAACGACCTATTCGATGACTGGCGACTTTGCCCAGTCGCTGGAATATCACCTCAAGGCACTCAAACTCAACGAAGCGTCGGGAGATCAACCACGAATTGCCGCTTCGCTCCAGGCCATCGGGATCGTGTATGGTGAGCTTGATGAAGGGAAGAAAGCACTTGATTATTTGGGGCGGGCACTCACGATTTTCGAACAACTCAATGATGTGGGTGGCTTAGCCGACACCCAAAACAATCTGGGGCTGATTTATTTTGGCACCAGTGAGTATGAAAAAGCGCTCAACAGTTTGAATCAAGCAATACGGATTTATCAGGAAATGGGGCGTAAACCTAAAATTGCCCGTGGGTTAAACAACATGGGCCTGATTTACCTTCGTCTCAATCAAAAAGAAAAGGCGCTGAGTTATTTTCAACAGGCACTGGAAACGGCCCAAACCATTAACGATATGCAATTGATGGCCGCCGTGATGGAAAACATGGCGGTGATCTTTGGACAGACCCATCAGGAACCAAAAGCCGAAGCCTACTTTCAACAGGCTCTTTCGCTGGCTGAGTCCACCGGGGAACGGCCACGGGTTCGCAATATTTTGCGTGACCTTTCCGAGTTTTATGAAACTCGGAAAAACTATGATAAGGCGCTTGAATATGTGCGCAAAATGATTGGCGTTCAGGAAACGATTGCCAGCGAAGAATCAAGCAAACGCATTGAGGTGCTCCAGGCGCGATTCGAATCCGAAAAGAAGGAAAAAGAAATCGAATTGTTGCACCGGAGCCAGGAAATCCAGGAACTCGAAATTGCCCGCCAGTCTGATCATATCGAGGATCTGCAGCGGGAACAGGAACTGAAGGAAATTTCAATTGCTTCCAAAGAACGGGAAGTGGCGGTTCTGGAACGAGACCGCCAGATTCAGGCATTGAACCTGGCCAACACCCAGCACCTGGCAAAACAACAGGCGCAAGAGAACCACTTTCTGCGCAAGGAAGCTGAGTTGAATTCAACCATCCGAACTTCGCTGGCAGGGGCATTTGGTTCAGCCGTTTTGTTAATCGTGGCGCTCTCCAATTTATATTTTGTGAAAAAACGGTCTGAGCACAAACTTCAACTCAAAAATGCGGAAATCACCAATCAGAAAACGGTGGTTGAAGAGCAGGCGGCGGCGCTTGAACAGGCCAATCAGGAACTTGATGCCCAGCGGCAGGCACTCCTTGATGCCAATCTGAAACTGAGGGAACTGGATCAACTCAAAGCCAATTTTACCGCCATGCTGGTGCATGACTTGAAATCACCACTGAGTGTCGTCAAGGCGTCGCTTGAAATCTTTGAAACTGACAAAGAAGTTCAAAACACCAGTATGCTCCCACTGGTCAATGCCTCTCACCGGAGTGTTGAAAAGGTGTTGTCACTGATTTCAGAAGTGTTGGAGGTATTTCGGTCAGAATCACAGGACATGAAACTCCACTGTGAACCTTTGGAAACCAGGGCCTTCCTTCAGGAATGCCTTGAAGAAGTTCGTGTGGCTGGTCAGGTAAATCAAATCCAGGTCGAAACCGATATTGCCGCCCAGCTTCCACCCGTGAAAGCCGATGCCAGCAAACTTGGACGGGTTCTCAGCAACCTGTTATCAAATGCCGTCAAATTTACACCTCGCCAGGGAACGGTTCGACTGGCCGCAAAAAGCGTGGTCGGCAGTGGGGTTGAGGAAGGAATGCTGTTTGTGGAAGTTGCCGTTTCTGACACCGGGGAAGGGATTCCAGCCGAGGAAATACCCTATTTGTTTGACCCCTATCGGCAGGTATCTTCTCGAAAAGCGCAGCTTGGGGTTGGGCTTGGACTGGCAATTGTGAAACGGATTGTGGCGGCTCACGGTGGAAACATCGCCGTTCAGAGCCAGCCTGGTGTGGGGAGTTGTTTTACGATCCGCCTGCCAGCGTTCGGTGCCAAATGA